In Puntigrus tetrazona isolate hp1 chromosome 22, ASM1883169v1, whole genome shotgun sequence, one genomic interval encodes:
- the commd2 gene encoding COMM domain-containing protein 2, translating into MLLVLSEEHKEHLGFLSEVDPTVVGEFGRIAVEFLKKGSNPKIYEGAARKLNVSSESVQHGVEGLMYLLTESSKLMISEVDFQDSVLVLGFSEELNKLLLQLYLENRKEVRQILSKVAPSLPHYHNLEWRLDVQLASRALRQQVKPTVTLKLHLEDGAKRSARVLQTDPATLQHLIQQLERALAEVKSNHCRRILRNIK; encoded by the exons ATGCTGCTCGTTTTATCTGAGGAGCACAAGGAGCATTTGGGATTCTTGTCAGAAGTGGATCCTACGG TGGTTGGTGAGTTCGGCAGAATCGCTGTGGAGTTTCTGAAAAAAGGCTCGAATCCTAAAATATATGAGGGAGCTGCAC GGAAGCTGAATGTGTCGTCTGAGAGCGTGCAGCACGGCGTGGAGGGCCTGATGTATCTCCTAACAGAGAGCTCCAAGCTAATG ATTTCGGAGGTGGATTTTCAGGACTCCGTGCTGGTGTTGGGATTCTCAGAGGAGCTCAATAAACTTCTGCTCCAGCTGTATTTAGAGAACAGGAAGGAGGTCCGTCAGATTCTCAGCAAAGTCGCCCCCAGCCTCCCACATTACCACAACCTGGAGTGGAGGCTCGATGTTCAG CTGGCCAGCCGGGCGCTCCGGCAGCAGGTCAAGCCCACCGTGACCCTGAAGCTCCACTTGGAAGACGGAGCGAAGCGCAGCGCCCGGGTCCTGCAAACGGATCCCGCCACGCTGCAGCATCTCATTCAGCAGCTGGAGCGAGCGCTCGCCGAGGTCAAGAGCAACCACTGTCGCCGCATCCTGCGCAACATCAAATAG